One stretch of Tepiditoga spiralis DNA includes these proteins:
- a CDS encoding HemK/PrmC family methyltransferase has product MKLKDLINKTGDYDVSRFQLLKIISKIENKDMSYYLLNDDIKEGTIKKLLRVLNGYPLEYLINEVKFLNNKFYVDERVLIPRIETEDLVLYAKKTIEEENIKSIVDIGTGSGVIAISLKKYFPNMNVYAIDISEKALDVAKLNAKKLNVDINFYCGEYIEPIKDKISEIEMIVSNPPYVEESFKNNRLKYEPSIALYAGIDGQNFFKNLLKYEQLKGKIMLFETTEFNYKKTEEILKFFGNTKILKDSFDKKRFIEINNNNFI; this is encoded by the coding sequence ATGAAGCTAAAAGATTTAATTAATAAAACGGGAGACTATGATGTTTCCCGTTTTCAATTATTAAAAATAATTTCTAAAATAGAAAATAAAGATATGAGTTATTATTTGTTGAATGATGATATTAAAGAAGGAACAATAAAAAAACTTCTTAGAGTTTTAAATGGATATCCGCTTGAGTATTTAATAAATGAAGTAAAATTCTTAAATAATAAGTTTTACGTAGATGAAAGAGTTCTAATTCCAAGAATTGAAACAGAAGATTTAGTTCTTTATGCAAAAAAAACAATAGAAGAAGAAAATATAAAAAGTATAGTAGATATAGGTACTGGTTCAGGAGTTATAGCAATTTCATTAAAAAAATATTTTCCAAATATGAATGTTTATGCAATAGATATTTCTGAAAAGGCATTAGATGTTGCAAAATTAAATGCTAAAAAGTTAAATGTTGATATAAATTTTTATTGCGGAGAGTATATAGAACCAATAAAAGATAAAATAAGTGAAATTGAAATGATAGTGTCAAATCCACCTTATGTAGAAGAGTCTTTTAAAAATAATAGATTGAAGTATGAACCGTCTATTGCATTATATGCTGGTATTGATGGACAAAATTTTTTTAAAAATTTATTAAAATATGAGCAGTTAAAAGGGAAAATTATGTTATTTGAAACAACTGAATTTAATTATAAAAAAACGGAAGAAATTTTAAAATTTTTTGGAAATACAAAAATTTTAAAAGATTCATTTGATAAAAAAAGATTTATTGAAATAAATAATAATAATTTTATTTAA
- a CDS encoding MazG family protein yields the protein MNKEKAAKKFVELLEIMEILRSEEGCPWDRKQTHDTLKPYIIEEAYEVVESVNSKDYKELAEELGDVLLQIVFHAQVASENNNFEITDILDAINDKMIRRHPHVFGDAKEYSYEQWENLKSKEKNKEKFSKIGNYKKGIPPLLQLRRLFENSLAVGFDPFFEEDIFEKIIEDAERDNIKGVFEKIVYLSVKNNEDIDSILSNISKKYYNKFQIFENILGNKFNDIDKKEKKKIWDNLKEGEV from the coding sequence ATGAACAAAGAAAAAGCTGCTAAAAAGTTTGTAGAGTTACTTGAAATAATGGAAATATTGAGGAGCGAAGAAGGATGTCCTTGGGATAGAAAGCAAACACATGATACTTTAAAGCCGTATATAATTGAAGAAGCTTACGAAGTCGTAGAAAGTGTTAACTCAAAAGATTATAAAGAACTTGCAGAAGAATTAGGTGATGTTTTGCTACAAATAGTATTTCATGCTCAAGTAGCTTCAGAAAATAATAATTTTGAAATAACCGATATTTTAGATGCAATTAACGACAAGATGATAAGAAGACATCCTCATGTATTTGGAGATGCAAAAGAATATTCGTATGAACAATGGGAAAATTTGAAATCAAAAGAAAAAAATAAGGAAAAATTTTCAAAAATAGGAAACTATAAAAAAGGAATACCACCACTTTTACAACTCAGAAGATTATTTGAAAATTCTTTAGCTGTTGGATTTGATCCTTTCTTTGAAGAAGATATTTTTGAAAAAATAATTGAAGATGCTGAAAGAGATAATATAAAAGGTGTTTTTGAAAAAATAGTTTATTTATCAGTAAAAAATAATGAAGATATAGATTCTATTTTAAGCAATATATCAAAAAAATATTATAATAAATTTCAAATTTTTGAAAATATTCTTGGAAATAAATTTAACGATATTGATAAGAAAGAGAAAAAGAAAATATGGGATAATTTAAAAGAGGGGGAAGTTTAA
- a CDS encoding ribonuclease HII — MKNSSVKDETIFDLKYFKKYGSIIGLDEAGRGPLAGPVFAAAVYVENENELKALKRIGADSKTLSEKEREKRYNEIIKNFKYSYYAASSELIDEMNIFKATQYAMKKCVEQLNSGYCLIDGKNFHFSFPFECIVKGDSKLSLIGAASIIAKVLRDKYMIKLSEKYPEYLFYKHKGYPTKEHVEKIKKYGIFNEYRLTFNPVKSMIINNEIQYNKNDFSKNTLMKLGVL; from the coding sequence ATGAAAAATTCTTCAGTAAAAGATGAAACAATATTTGACCTTAAATACTTTAAAAAATATGGTTCAATAATTGGATTAGATGAAGCAGGAAGAGGTCCTTTGGCTGGTCCTGTTTTTGCAGCAGCAGTTTATGTAGAAAATGAAAATGAATTAAAAGCTTTAAAAAGAATTGGCGCTGATTCAAAAACTTTGAGTGAAAAAGAAAGAGAAAAAAGATATAATGAAATAATTAAAAATTTTAAATATTCATACTATGCAGCATCTTCAGAATTAATTGATGAAATGAATATCTTTAAAGCAACACAGTATGCAATGAAAAAATGTGTTGAACAACTTAACTCTGGTTATTGTTTAATAGATGGAAAAAATTTTCACTTTTCGTTTCCATTTGAATGTATAGTGAAAGGTGACTCAAAGTTGAGTCTTATAGGGGCTGCTTCAATAATTGCAAAAGTTTTGAGAGATAAGTATATGATAAAGCTTTCAGAAAAGTATCCAGAATATTTATTTTATAAACATAAAGGATATCCTACAAAAGAACATGTGGAAAAAATAAAAAAGTATGGTATTTTTAATGAATATAGATTAACCTTTAATCCTGTAAAAAGTATGATAATTAATAATGAAATACAATATAATAAAAATGATTTTTCAAAAAATACATTAATGAAACTGGGTGTTCTATGA
- a CDS encoding metal-sulfur cluster assembly factor — protein MITKEQVMSALEHVYDIEIGYDVVSLGLIYKVNIAENNDIYVEMTLTTPMCPMAGFMVQEAKDKLKEEIKEANNVFVELTFDPPWSPDMAKDEVRQVLGI, from the coding sequence ATGATAACAAAAGAACAAGTTATGTCAGCATTGGAACATGTTTATGACATTGAAATAGGATATGATGTTGTGTCACTCGGGTTAATTTATAAAGTGAATATTGCAGAAAATAATGATATTTACGTTGAAATGACTCTAACAACACCAATGTGTCCTATGGCTGGGTTTATGGTTCAAGAAGCAAAAGATAAACTAAAAGAGGAAATAAAAGAGGCAAATAATGTATTTGTTGAATTGACATTTGATCCACCATGGAGTCCAGATATGGCAAAAGATGAAGTAAGGCAAGTACTTGGAATATGA
- a CDS encoding ABC transporter permease has product MAQKIKESKWMPILVPIVSVLVALLIASVIILIIGKNPLLAYLKLFEGAFVGRAAWADNITKMTSLLLTGLAVGFGFRAGVFNIGAEGQMAVGGMMAVMVGINMGNVSPVFAIPITIFAGMLGGAFWASIAGYLKAKTGAHEVITTIMLNWIAYHIGNYLVSGPLAVGQGVPKSPEIAKSAQLPPLMTIQASNVPSGILIAVVAAIVMYIILEKTTTGYEIKAVGYNAYSAEYGGISISKNIVLTMAISGALAGLAGAIEVMGVHHRIFGAFTSGRGFDGITIALIGQNNPIGIIFSSFLISSLRSGSNSMQLAGIPDDIVVIIQGVIIFFVAADRIVKTWITKASTKLAKEGEAK; this is encoded by the coding sequence ATGGCTCAAAAAATAAAAGAAAGTAAATGGATGCCTATATTGGTACCAATAGTATCGGTACTTGTTGCATTATTAATTGCATCTGTAATAATATTAATTATAGGAAAAAATCCATTACTTGCATATTTAAAACTTTTTGAAGGTGCATTTGTTGGAAGAGCTGCTTGGGCAGATAATATTACAAAAATGACAAGTTTACTTTTAACTGGTCTTGCAGTTGGATTTGGATTTAGAGCTGGAGTTTTTAATATTGGTGCTGAAGGTCAAATGGCTGTTGGTGGAATGATGGCTGTTATGGTTGGTATAAATATGGGTAATGTTTCTCCAGTTTTTGCTATACCTATAACTATTTTTGCAGGTATGTTAGGTGGTGCTTTTTGGGCATCAATTGCAGGATATTTAAAAGCAAAAACAGGAGCTCATGAAGTTATAACAACTATAATGCTTAACTGGATAGCTTATCATATTGGAAATTACTTAGTTTCTGGACCTCTTGCTGTTGGACAAGGTGTTCCAAAATCACCTGAAATAGCTAAAAGTGCTCAATTACCTCCATTAATGACAATACAAGCAAGTAATGTTCCATCTGGAATTTTAATAGCCGTTGTTGCAGCAATAGTTATGTATATAATTCTTGAAAAAACAACTACAGGTTATGAAATAAAAGCAGTTGGATACAATGCATATTCAGCAGAATATGGTGGAATATCTATAAGTAAAAATATAGTTTTAACTATGGCAATATCTGGTGCACTTGCTGGACTTGCTGGTGCAATAGAAGTTATGGGGGTTCATCATAGAATTTTTGGTGCATTTACAAGTGGAAGAGGTTTTGATGGAATTACAATTGCTTTAATAGGACAAAATAATCCAATTGGTATTATTTTTTCATCATTCTTAATTTCTTCATTGAGATCTGGATCAAATTCTATGCAACTTGCTGGTATTCCAGATGATATAGTTGTAATAATACAAGGTGTAATTATATTCTTTGTTGCAGCTGATAGAATAGTAAAAACTTGGATAACAAAAGCATCAACTAAATTAGCAAAGGAAGGTGAAGCTAAATGA
- a CDS encoding potassium channel beta subunit family protein translates to MEYRKLGKSGLKISELSLGSWITFGNQLDTENVKKCMKEAFNSGVNFFDNAEAYANGLSESLMGIALKEYRRTDLIVSTKIFWGGNGPNDRGLSRKHLLEGTWNSLKRLQLDYVDLIFCHRPDPDTPIEETVLAMDYIVRNGLAMYWGTSEWSYEELDKAFKVAKELNCIPPTMEQPQYNMFVREKVEHEFNLLYEKYGLGLTTWSPLASGILTGKYNESIPEDSRLHKFSGLKNNLKNNGLLSEKNIEKVKKLTKIAKDLDMKVSQLSLAWLLKNKNVSTVITGASRVEQVRENLKASELKNKLNDSIMEEINAIIY, encoded by the coding sequence ATGGAATATAGAAAATTAGGGAAATCTGGATTAAAAATTAGTGAACTTTCTTTAGGTTCTTGGATTACTTTTGGAAATCAATTAGACACAGAAAATGTAAAGAAATGTATGAAAGAAGCCTTTAATAGTGGAGTTAATTTTTTTGATAATGCAGAGGCCTATGCAAATGGATTATCTGAATCGTTAATGGGGATAGCACTAAAAGAATATAGAAGAACAGATTTAATAGTGTCAACAAAAATATTTTGGGGTGGGAATGGACCAAATGATAGAGGACTTTCAAGAAAACATTTACTTGAAGGAACTTGGAACTCTTTAAAAAGGTTGCAACTTGATTATGTTGATTTAATTTTTTGTCATAGACCTGACCCAGATACACCAATAGAAGAAACGGTATTGGCAATGGATTATATTGTTAGAAATGGTCTTGCTATGTACTGGGGAACTTCAGAATGGAGTTATGAAGAATTAGATAAAGCTTTTAAAGTAGCAAAGGAATTAAATTGTATTCCACCAACAATGGAACAACCTCAATACAATATGTTTGTTAGAGAAAAAGTAGAGCATGAATTTAATTTATTATATGAAAAATATGGATTGGGACTTACTACTTGGAGTCCACTTGCAAGTGGAATACTTACTGGTAAATACAATGAATCAATTCCAGAAGATAGTAGATTACATAAATTTTCGGGTTTGAAGAATAATTTAAAAAATAATGGATTACTTTCAGAAAAAAATATAGAAAAAGTAAAAAAGTTAACTAAAATTGCAAAAGATTTGGATATGAAAGTATCACAATTATCCCTTGCTTGGTTATTAAAAAATAAAAATGTTAGCACAGTTATAACTGGAGCAAGTAGAGTTGAACAAGTAAGAGAAAATCTAAAAGCATCTGAATTAAAAAATAAATTGAATGATTCTATAATGGAAGAAATAAATGCAATTATTTATTAA
- a CDS encoding ABC transporter ATP-binding protein: MNYAVYMKEIVKRFPKVLANDHVNLEIKKGEIHALIGENGAGKSTLMNQLYGLYTPTSGDIFINGEKKVFNGPKDAINAGIGMVHQHFMLVDNLTVAENVVLGSEPKKGISFDLKKARREVQELSKRYGLKVDVDALIEDLPVGTQQRVEIIKTIYRGAEILILDEPTAVLTPQEIEELFEIMRKLRDDGKTIIFISHKLHEVMTICDNITVMRLGKVTGHVKVSETNEKELANMMVGREVILRVDKEEKVPGEKVVEIKNLWVKDNRQLDAVRGMNFEIRKGEVLGIAGVAGNGQTELVEALTGLRKKESGEYLYKGKDISHYTVKELRESNITHIPEDRFKYAMVKEYPNYYNMILGRHYKMPFARRGFLNNDIIQEYSQDLIKKFDVRPADASIKTGNLSGGNQQKVVIAREVSANPDFIVIAQPTRGLDVGAIEYVHKEILELRRKNVAVLLISMELEEVLSLSDRVLVMYEGGVTGEFKPGELTIEEVGLLMAGKKLSELRTIAETEAHAPHHGGDK, translated from the coding sequence ATGAACTATGCAGTTTACATGAAAGAAATTGTTAAACGATTTCCAAAGGTACTTGCTAACGATCATGTAAATTTAGAAATTAAAAAAGGGGAAATTCATGCACTTATTGGTGAAAATGGTGCAGGAAAATCAACACTCATGAATCAACTTTATGGCCTTTACACACCAACTTCTGGAGATATTTTTATAAACGGAGAGAAAAAGGTTTTTAATGGTCCGAAAGATGCCATAAATGCTGGTATAGGTATGGTTCATCAGCATTTTATGCTTGTAGACAATTTGACAGTTGCAGAAAATGTTGTTCTCGGTTCAGAACCTAAAAAAGGTATTTCATTTGATTTGAAAAAAGCAAGACGAGAAGTACAAGAACTTTCTAAAAGATATGGATTGAAAGTTGATGTGGATGCTTTAATTGAGGATTTACCTGTAGGTACTCAACAAAGAGTTGAGATAATTAAAACTATATATAGAGGTGCAGAAATTTTGATTCTTGATGAACCAACTGCAGTTCTAACTCCTCAAGAAATTGAAGAATTATTTGAAATCATGAGAAAGTTAAGAGATGATGGAAAAACTATTATTTTTATAAGTCACAAATTACACGAAGTTATGACAATTTGTGATAATATTACTGTTATGAGATTAGGTAAGGTTACAGGTCATGTAAAAGTTTCAGAAACAAATGAAAAAGAATTGGCAAATATGATGGTTGGTAGAGAAGTTATTTTGAGAGTTGACAAGGAAGAAAAAGTACCAGGTGAAAAAGTTGTTGAAATTAAAAATTTATGGGTAAAAGATAATAGACAACTTGATGCAGTAAGAGGAATGAACTTTGAAATAAGGAAAGGTGAAGTTCTTGGTATTGCAGGTGTTGCTGGTAATGGACAAACAGAACTTGTTGAAGCCCTCACAGGATTAAGAAAAAAAGAAAGTGGTGAATATTTATACAAAGGAAAAGATATTTCTCACTATACAGTTAAGGAATTAAGAGAAAGTAATATAACTCATATTCCAGAAGATAGATTTAAATATGCAATGGTAAAAGAATATCCAAACTACTATAATATGATTCTTGGACGTCACTATAAGATGCCGTTTGCAAGAAGAGGATTTTTAAATAATGATATTATACAGGAATATTCACAAGATTTAATTAAAAAATTTGATGTTAGACCTGCAGATGCTTCAATAAAAACAGGTAACTTGTCAGGAGGGAATCAACAAAAGGTCGTTATTGCAAGAGAAGTTAGTGCAAATCCTGATTTTATAGTAATCGCTCAACCTACAAGAGGATTAGATGTAGGTGCAATTGAATACGTTCATAAAGAAATATTGGAATTAAGAAGAAAAAATGTTGCTGTACTTTTAATTTCTATGGAACTTGAAGAAGTTTTATCATTGTCTGATAGAGTTTTGGTTATGTATGAAGGTGGAGTTACTGGAGAATTTAAACCAGGAGAATTAACCATTGAAGAAGTTGGACTTTTGATGGCAGGTAAAAAATTAAGTGAATTAAGAACAATCGCAGAAACAGAGGCACATGCACCTCATCATGGAGGGGATAAATAA
- a CDS encoding peptidyl-prolyl cis-trans isomerase, translated as MKKVFLSLMVIITIVSFSTVKYMDFKDNTVVKVNNDKVNSELLNATSKSILILQDLKSKYGEFYNTLTGTATGIKFLNTYNKEQAMKLVNQYLFIQFVESKGINLNRDDLKKIYVQKVNDIFSKSNISPKDINLYLLSKGYSSKEVYVEDNYLKALYKKAINELYLKKYDEIPLKEDEIKSYYNKNSKAYVSKPKADLKVIKINNTDEASLTYKKIIDGYYTFDEVYNMFKDKNEAEKITVNLNDNDKVLAQVIKNASGYIFEPMKYGDHYEIIKIEKKYPSKNLSYEEAKNYVERDLKDPIVKKYFSEELQKEFDKFKKNSEIIFNEKMF; from the coding sequence ATGAAAAAAGTATTTTTAAGCTTAATGGTTATTATTACAATTGTATCGTTTTCTACTGTAAAATACATGGATTTCAAAGATAATACGGTTGTAAAAGTAAACAATGATAAAGTAAATTCAGAACTTTTAAATGCAACATCAAAGTCTATTTTAATCTTACAGGATTTAAAAAGTAAGTATGGTGAATTTTATAATACTTTAACTGGAACAGCAACTGGTATAAAATTTTTAAATACTTACAATAAAGAACAAGCAATGAAACTTGTAAATCAGTACTTGTTTATACAATTTGTTGAAAGTAAGGGAATAAACTTAAATAGAGATGACTTAAAAAAAATATATGTTCAAAAAGTAAATGATATATTTTCAAAATCAAACATATCACCAAAAGACATAAATTTATACCTTTTGAGTAAAGGATATTCATCAAAAGAAGTTTATGTTGAAGATAATTATTTAAAAGCTTTGTACAAAAAGGCAATTAATGAACTTTATTTAAAAAAATATGATGAAATACCCTTGAAAGAAGATGAAATTAAGAGTTATTATAATAAAAATTCAAAAGCATATGTTTCAAAGCCAAAAGCAGATTTAAAAGTGATAAAAATAAATAATACTGATGAAGCATCATTAACTTATAAAAAAATTATAGATGGATATTATACATTTGATGAAGTGTATAATATGTTTAAAGATAAAAATGAAGCTGAAAAAATAACAGTTAATCTAAATGACAATGATAAAGTTTTAGCTCAAGTAATTAAAAATGCATCTGGATATATTTTTGAACCAATGAAATATGGTGATCATTATGAAATTATAAAAATAGAAAAAAAATACCCATCTAAGAATTTATCATATGAAGAAGCAAAGAATTATGTTGAAAGAGATTTAAAAGATCCAATTGTAAAAAAATATTTTAGTGAAGAGTTGCAAAAAGAGTTTGATAAGTTTAAAAAAAATTCAGAAATAATCTTTAACGAGAAAATGTTTTAG
- a CDS encoding ABC transporter permease, with protein MSWIEAIFATLASPLFYRLTILSALPLVFAAIGGVFSEKTGVTNIALEGIMKIGAFTSIVFAIKFDNPWLGLIMGMLAGVILAALHAYVSIEWSADQIVSATALILIAQGLVGFLMIPIFGHKGQTNLVAHKLPTVELPIIKDIPFIGAIFNDLSIFFYFAIIIIFASWYLIYKTPLGLRMRAVGENPKAADTLGVNVKKIRYFGVLMSGLLAGLGGVYIALGDIGQFIEDMPSGKGFIALAAMILGNWNPIGAMWASLLFGAAEAMNIQLQSMLTLPSEMKALLNLLPFVITIIIVGGFVGKTRAPAADGQPYEKE; from the coding sequence ATGAGTTGGATAGAAGCCATTTTTGCTACGTTAGCATCACCTTTGTTTTATAGATTGACAATATTATCAGCACTTCCACTTGTTTTTGCTGCAATTGGTGGTGTTTTTAGTGAAAAAACAGGTGTAACTAATATAGCACTTGAAGGTATAATGAAAATTGGAGCATTTACTTCAATAGTATTTGCTATAAAATTTGATAATCCATGGTTAGGATTAATTATGGGGATGCTTGCTGGTGTAATTCTTGCGGCTTTACATGCTTATGTTTCAATTGAATGGTCAGCAGATCAAATTGTTTCAGCAACGGCTTTAATTTTAATTGCACAAGGTCTTGTTGGATTTTTAATGATTCCTATATTTGGACATAAAGGTCAAACAAATTTAGTTGCTCATAAACTTCCAACTGTAGAATTACCTATTATAAAAGATATACCATTTATTGGAGCTATATTTAATGATCTATCTATATTCTTTTATTTTGCGATTATAATAATATTTGCTTCATGGTATTTAATTTATAAAACACCATTAGGATTGAGAATGAGAGCTGTTGGAGAAAATCCAAAGGCAGCAGATACATTAGGAGTAAACGTTAAAAAAATAAGATACTTTGGTGTTTTAATGAGTGGGCTTTTAGCAGGTCTTGGAGGAGTTTATATAGCTCTTGGAGATATAGGTCAATTTATAGAAGATATGCCTTCAGGAAAAGGTTTTATAGCTCTTGCTGCTATGATTTTAGGTAACTGGAATCCAATTGGTGCAATGTGGGCTTCACTTTTATTTGGAGCTGCAGAAGCTATGAATATACAACTTCAATCAATGCTAACATTACCTTCAGAAATGAAAGCATTATTGAATTTATTGCCATTTGTAATAACTATAATAATAGTTGGTGGATTTGTTGGTAAAACAAGAGCTCCAGCAGCAGATGGTCAACCATACGAAAAAGAATAA
- the aroB gene encoding 3-dehydroquinate synthase, whose product MKTINIIKNSKIYVGESLENVHNYIKNKNIVVITDENIKKYYELPFEKIITLKPGEKTKKLKTIEEIAKKLIEYEVDRSSFLLGIGGGVVSDITGFVGSIYMRGLKYGFVSTTLLSQVDASIGGKNGVNFYKYKNILGTINQPEFVLSDLKMLKTLSDKEYRNGLSEVIKYGLILDKELLNFIEKNIEKLLMRDEKTLEYIVHTCSFLKSKIVNEDEKENGIRKILNFGHTFGHAIERIKNIKHGEAISVGMMRALQLSKKLNFISDNDIKRIEKLLKIFKLPTEINISTKELMILIKKDKKRSNDYIDFILLKKIGEYKIQKLKFKELEEL is encoded by the coding sequence ATGAAAACAATAAATATTATTAAAAATTCTAAGATTTATGTAGGAGAAAGTTTAGAAAACGTTCATAATTATATAAAAAATAAAAATATTGTAGTTATTACAGATGAAAATATAAAAAAATATTATGAATTACCTTTTGAAAAAATTATAACTTTAAAACCAGGAGAAAAAACTAAAAAATTAAAAACTATTGAAGAAATAGCAAAAAAATTAATAGAGTATGAAGTGGACAGAAGTAGTTTTCTTTTGGGTATTGGTGGTGGAGTTGTTTCTGATATTACAGGTTTTGTTGGAAGTATTTATATGAGAGGATTAAAATATGGTTTTGTATCAACAACATTACTCTCTCAAGTTGATGCTTCAATAGGTGGAAAAAATGGAGTTAACTTTTATAAATATAAGAATATTTTAGGAACTATAAATCAACCTGAATTTGTACTTTCTGATTTAAAAATGTTAAAAACTTTGAGTGATAAAGAGTATAGAAATGGTCTTTCAGAAGTAATAAAGTATGGATTAATTTTAGACAAAGAATTATTAAATTTTATAGAAAAAAATATAGAAAAACTTTTAATGAGAGACGAAAAAACACTAGAATATATAGTTCATACTTGTAGTTTTTTAAAAAGTAAGATAGTGAATGAAGATGAAAAAGAAAATGGAATTAGAAAAATTTTGAATTTTGGTCATACTTTTGGGCATGCAATTGAAAGAATAAAAAATATTAAGCATGGAGAAGCCATTAGTGTAGGAATGATGAGAGCTTTACAGTTATCAAAAAAATTAAATTTTATTTCAGATAATGATATTAAAAGAATTGAAAAGCTCTTAAAAATATTTAAATTACCAACAGAAATTAATATTTCAACAAAAGAGTTAATGATTTTAATAAAAAAAGATAAAAAAAGAAGTAATGATTATATTGATTTTATTTTATTAAAAAAAATTGGTGAATATAAAATACAAAAACTAAAGTTTAAAGAATTGGAGGAGTTATGA
- the aroF gene encoding 3-deoxy-7-phosphoheptulonate synthase: MFNLKLVSKKFKEKNIINLKNLKIGKDLIIIAGPCSVESEKQILQTALEVKKAGANILRGGAFKPRTSPYSFQGLGIKGLKLLKKAGKMFDMPIITELIDIRDINLIGEYSDIIQIGARNMQNFPLLKEVGKTNKPIMLKRGMNSTLEEFLCAAEYIMKEGNNKVFLCERGIRTFETYTRNTLDLSIIPSIKKESNLPIFVDPSHGTGLLSHIEPMSLAAIAAGADGLMIEVHINPEKALSDGFQAYPANEFKTLVDKIKRLYLTLNKK; the protein is encoded by the coding sequence ATGTTTAATTTAAAGTTAGTTTCAAAAAAATTTAAAGAAAAAAATATTATTAATTTGAAAAATCTAAAAATAGGAAAAGATTTAATTATTATAGCTGGTCCTTGTAGTGTGGAAAGTGAAAAACAAATTTTACAAACAGCATTAGAAGTAAAAAAAGCTGGAGCAAATATATTGAGAGGCGGTGCATTTAAGCCACGAACTTCACCATATTCATTTCAAGGACTTGGAATAAAAGGTTTAAAATTATTAAAAAAAGCTGGTAAAATGTTTGATATGCCTATTATTACTGAATTAATAGATATAAGGGATATTAATTTAATTGGAGAATATTCTGATATAATTCAAATAGGAGCAAGAAATATGCAAAACTTTCCTCTTTTAAAGGAAGTTGGGAAAACAAATAAACCAATAATGTTAAAAAGAGGAATGAACTCAACTTTAGAAGAATTTTTATGTGCAGCAGAGTATATAATGAAAGAAGGAAATAATAAGGTTTTTCTTTGTGAACGAGGTATTAGAACTTTTGAAACTTATACAAGAAATACCCTTGATTTAAGTATAATACCATCTATAAAAAAAGAATCTAATTTACCAATTTTTGTTGATCCATCTCATGGAACAGGATTATTATCACATATTGAACCAATGAGTTTAGCTGCTATTGCAGCTGGTGCAGATGGATTGATGATAGAAGTTCATATTAATCCAGAGAAAGCATTATCAGACGGATTCCAAGCTTATCCAGCTAATGAGTTTAAAACTTTAGTTGATAAGATAAAAAGATTGTATTTAACTTTAAATAAAAAATAA